The Malus sylvestris chromosome 3, drMalSylv7.2, whole genome shotgun sequence genomic sequence ATGGATTTACTCATAATGGGAAAACTGAACTGTAAATAGAAAGGCTAATAAAAAccttccaattatccaacaatgTCTGCCTTTAAAAAGCTCATATATGTTTAAGGCAGGTTGGTTTTAGTTTTTCAGGTGATGTTCTAAAATTTAAATCCAAACCAACGCCGAACCAAATGCACAATGCATGGTGAGCACCGACCATTTAGTGACCCATCATTCAGCTTCGTGGAATAGCAACCACATCAACAAAGCCAAAATTTCAGGTTTCCCATTTTGCATGAACCAACTGTGGTAGTTTAGTAGTATATACCTTTCgattggatttttattttttttcctcttttaatATCAGTCTTCATATTGAAGTTACTGCAATAAAATTGACATACCTGAAAATGTCGATGCGAGGGAAGATACCACAGCAGAAGATATCTTGAGAAGATGCAGCAATGATATGTTAAAGCCCATGTTGACAATAACAAATAGTAACGGAAGTAATGGAGCACCATCACATCCTATAGCCAGCCAATATCAATGTAATCAAATAAGTTACTCCAGTGGTTTAGATTACTCAACATAAGTAAAGAAGGACGAAATGATATTTTAATATCGAGTGGCCCTAACAAACCTATATTGGTGTTTTATATTCTCAAAAGCAGACGACAAATTCTTTGCATAAAATGGAAATATTACGCTTCTCTTTTCTTATTTTGAGTAAGTAGCATTGTCGTATGGAAGACAATGAAACTGACAGATATATTGTTCTATGCAAAATATGACATATGTACGTACTATGCCACAGACAAttattcttctatttttttgtgTGGGAGTGTCTATATATGTATAATCAATGCCACCCGTGTTGTGAATCCAACAGCTGTGCTTAAACCTCTAGATATGGTGGTAGCAGATACTAATCCAAGCTTCATGGATCATAATTAATTCTACTGTGTGGCACAACAAAAAAATGGAATTAATTGAATTTAAGCAAATCTATCTTGGATACaagaagaggtcgcacttggtgcgattgccttcgcccatgagcagtaggtctcgggttcgagacttgggagcagcctctccataaatgggggtaaggctagccgacattcacctctcccagaccctgcgtaaagcgggagccttgtgcactgggtacgacctttttatctTGGATACAAGAGCCTAATGATCTGAATTTCAAACGATATGAATGACCAAATCTGAGAGCGAGGCATCtcgtaaataaataaatcaactaGATGAGAAACAACATACATTAAGCTTCACACtagttccccccccccccccccaaaaaaaaaaaacagctcaCTCTTAATAGAACCTGGAGTCATATCATTGGTTGTATTCCAACAGTAACCTACTAGCATTTTTTTAGTCTCTATAGAACATGGATTTTCTCTGAAGCCATTTGATTCTTTTTGCCTTCATAGGCATTTATCTTAAATACATTTCACTTAAAAATTGAACATCAACAAATTAAATCTGAATAAGAAAGCCAACTGTAGGCTGAGCTGATAATGTCTTACCTGTTGATAAAGTACCCATGTTTAGAAAGCAAGCTGCACCGTCTTTAAGATAGTTTGGCAGTTGACCAAATGGAATCCCCCATAATTTCGACAAAAACGGTAAGAGGAGGCATATAAATAGTGCCTGCAATTCACATTTACAATAGATATTTGGCTttcattacaatttttttaagaaGACAACACAACAAGGTGAACTCAACTTCGGGACACCAAAAACCTAAATTTGAAGTCACTGTTTGACAGTTGATACTTACTTGGAAAGCAGATCCAAAGGAATTTACAACAAATAGGTCCACCGATCTTCCCTGTAACAGATTGAATGTAATAATAATTCTCAGATCAAAAGAACCCAAAAGAATTAATCTcattagaaaataaataaatgaatttgTTTGATCTCTATACCCAATTGTGTTAGAACGTTTAGAATAACATCACATTCCAATAAGTTATGCCGTATTGATTTTAGGTCTTGGTTTCAGTGGTAATTCTTATTTTTTGTGATGACCCATTTTCGCAACTCAAATGCAATGTAGCCATATGGGTTATATCCTATATCTTGTTGCTTCCAAATCCTTTAGAAAGCAGAAGATACAATGAATCTAGGAACATAGAAATGAGAACTGTACATGGCCATTAGTACCTTTAACCGCTGACGAGCATCCAGAAAGATTACTTCCTACAAAACGATAAAAAGTTTCCTGTTACAGGGAATGTAATAAAATGTCAAAAAGTCGAAAAATTAAACAACCGTAAAAATATTACAACCTTCAGCACTGTATCAGCTGCTTGGAACAAAAATGAAACTATCATGAGAAGACTCCAAAATACACCAGCTTCTTTTAACGAATATCCAGCACTAGATCCACTTCAGACAAAGACAGATGTAAGTACTTGACATGCTAACACTGTACATAAGACAATCAACACGAACCTACTTAAGAGGTATCCAAATTCTACTTGAGACCAATTTATAGAGATAATTGACAACTGCGGAATGGActcataaaaaactaaaaagtaaaataacaaAGATCAGTTTATGAAGTAAATCACGTAAGATTGGTTTTGTCTGGAATTTTACAGTTTGACCATTTGACTTAGTGAAACAATCAACTACTTAACATGGCCATAAGAACACAGGAGGGAAGAAGTACATAACTGTGGTTGGGgtaattaggattttttttccaTTCCAAAACTTatcaaggattttttttttcccaagttTTATCAATtatcaacaaaatcaagaaaataccCGCAGTTTCTCTATAATTAGAAAAAGGTGTTACACATCTAAGCTTTTTGTGTCAACTGTAAACCTATAGGAAAGGATCTAGTAATCAGTGTGATGCCCAACACCCATCAATGCTGCATTGATTCCCTACGTGATCAATGCAATTAACACCTTATAGTCATATGCGACATCCACGACACTCCACAAGTTAAAATCCACCTCTAGTGCATGCGTGTGGCTGTCCGTTTCAAGTTAGTTTGCCcgtattttttgttttcttttcgcAGGGGAGTTCCTTGAACCCAAAGAGCATCTGAGCAACAGAACCTGTAGGGATGGaggcaaaattttcaagttggcTGGGCTATACTTATCTTTAGAAGAATTGGTTGCCTGAAAATACAGGGGCTGGCCTTTATTCATGCGGATTGAATCTATAATCCTAAATAGTTTTGAATTCTCAGTGCTTGTTCAGAATCTACATTACTCTGTGAGACAGCTATGACCAAAATATTGCAAgttagtttttttctttaaaaccaGTATCCTCGAGGAAGCTGCACTTGAAGAATACTTTTTCAATGTTTTTGCCCTCGGTCAATTTACATCACTCAAACTTCACAATCCAAAGAGGAACAGATTGGTCGCGTTGACACAGAAATATCAAATGAATATGGTTCATTCGCAAGCTTCATCGTAAGGTCATAAGTTTAATCAAAATGATGTTGAAGTATATGTCTTACCTTGCTACAGTTATGATTACACCAATGGCTACAAGAACGCACCCTAAAAGTTGATTGACCCTGTATCTCCTTCCCAGGAAGATAATTGACAGGAGAATTTGCCAAACAAGAAACGTCTGCAAAATAATTACGAGAATAAATCAAACATCCAACTTTCAGTATTCCATTACTCGCgtcaaaaggtgccaagccacATCATTTAGTGGAAAAACATATGGAGATTTGGTACAAAGGCTAATTTTATCATGTCGTTTTCCTATTTTCAGCCAATCCAATTGTTATGTTTCTCAACTGCAGTCGGCTTGAGTCCACCAGCAGCAATTTTTTAATAACACGAAGTGAAATTTTAAATCCCAGAACACTGACTGATTATCCTGGCATAAAACTTGACCAGCAGAGTTCAGTAGTTACATAGTTCCTACATTGGTTCTATTTGTTAATCGGCTTGCCTAtaaaaacataatatttttaattgtgCTGCATGCTTCAACTCCACTCAGTACTctaccaaaattttaatatttttacatGTATAATTgcatttatttctcttttttcaaTTTCATCTCTAAAGCCATCATCTAATTGGACTGTCCCTTCATTTCAAACCATAACGTGCTAGCTTAGGAAATTCACAGATACACTTATTTCAGAAAACATGGCATAATTAGAGCACCAGAACAGAATTACATATATAAGAACAAATAGCTGTATCCAGGAAGTGAGCACTGAAACCGGCTTACCTGAGACAAAACTGGAATTGATGCTCCAGAAAGAATTGCTGATtcaagaaagaggaaaaaaaataataaatgataTTTGCGTATCAATCTTAATGTTCAGCAGCAAATAATGCTTAGTAATATATGAATACTCAAACCCTACAATATACAACAAATTTACGAACTGTACTACAAAGCTTGCATAAGATGGGCCAACATTCAGCAGTGGGTTGGTTTGCCATCATACAGATACaaccaataaattcaaaataagtGCATGAGAACTAGTGAAGACCTGGACTTGACAAACATAAATGTTAATAACGAATAAATTATATCAAAAGGAGATTTCAGGACTGAATCAATTGATACATGATGAAGATGAAAAACTGaacataattataattaaatctTAGTAAAGTGAAACAAAACTATAATAATGATGTTGAAAAAGCATCACATAACTTCCCCACGGAAAGGACGAGAATGATGatgtttaaaaaatgaaaaatatcaaaGAGCAGCTAAAAAATTCTGAAGATTTCCTTGAAAGAAAGTAAGATTGAAATGTATTACAAAATGTTACCTCCAGCTGCCATCCCAGTAGCAGCACCAAGAGCTTCCAAGAGGCCAACAGCAAGAAATGGAGCTTTTGGCATGGATAGCATCTCATCGGTAACAATACCAGCGCGATACCGGAGATACAAGACTGAGAAATATACAATTACATATCTGAGAAGCAAAATTAAAAGGCAGCAATTGATGTTAGTCCATGGTATTGAAGCGTTTGAGGTATTGCTTGTACACCTCCCTTTAGTCAATGCCATCAATAAAACATAACTCGAAGTAGGAAAAGGAAACAATAAATAAGTGAAAGGTATGCTTTATCTATACAAAATGGTAGCTACGTTAGTAGAAAAACATCAATGGTAAAGTTTACTTTTCGAACAACATCTATATGACTTTTCACAGTGAAAGTGAACAAAAAGCCTATCAAAGAAAAGTCATAAAAATATTTGAGGCAGCGGTGTGTGGAAGATTCACATTAGGTGATTAGTTCATATCACATTCACAGAACAATGGAAAAAACATTGAAGATGCCTTGCTGTCGTTTCAGAACCTATTAGCTATTGGCAGTTAAGGGTTGGTGGTTCTCATCAGGTGATAGCCTGATAGGAGATACCCATCTACGTCTGGTAACGATTTCAATGATTATAAATTTTGGTATTCAGGCTATTACACCTATTAAGCCTGATCATGAACTCATAAACAAGTTGCAAACTATTCAACCATACAACGAATCAGAGTCTAACTAGTtcctttttttatcaaatgGATTTAAAGTTAGGCCAAAAAAACCCCTTCTCATCATAACATAAACTCAGATAAGATAGTACACATGCGCAAAACAATCTCaatttcattttgacattttaGCATTGTTTATAACTTGTGTGTCCTCATAGCAAAAGTAGGTTTACGTTACCCAAATCAATCATCAATGTAGTCCAACAGTTGAAAGATCCTAACCGTACCAAAAAGAAATCCTGAACCTAAAACCTGTAACCCTAAACCTTAAAACGTTATAATTGCCAGACATAAGAACTAAAAATTTAGATGATTCTACATGTAAAGAATTATTAGATGAGAAAAATTCAAagtgaaaaagacataatttagaaggagttgctcatattttataaaacttcttttctttttagtcCAAGACATATTCTGCActaatctacactaaggagaggAGGGAGGGTTTGAACCCAGGACGTAGTGGGTGAAAGAAGAAGGCCCGAATCACttgctaaaataaaataaaacattaaaaatatgTTTGAAGTGTAAAATTTGAGCAACTCATTTTATTCCACAATATAATGAATTGCTCAAGTTTTACAATTACGCACTATTTTTAATGTTTCTTATCTAAATGTTTATAATATTGTAAATGCAAGGAATACCAACAATATTATAAATGTTTCTTATCTAATTGTTTATAATATTGAGTTTTATAAAATACAAGCACAATGCAAGGAATACCAACAATATTTGTCCATGGAAACATTGtataataattcaatttaaaatttattttcatgctttttGTTTTGAAGTTAAAAATGATTTTAGAAAACTAAAGCATGAAAGTTGTTAGATATCCTAAGCTTTTATTTATGGACCacaaacccaaaagcaaaaagaaatgaaaaggacAGGAGGGAGCTCTTTGAGCACCCACTTGACACACACACTCATTCAAAAAGCATAGATGGATGGAATCAAATAtaacaagaagaaagaagggcaGGATATGAAcctctccctcctccctccCCCCTCCCTTTTGACTTATGGGAATCAAATAATCTGCTGGTAATGGTTTAGATTCAAATTAGGCCCACCCACTATCTCTGCACTTTCGCAGCGTCTCCTTCTTTATCCACCCTTTTATTTTCCATtagaaaactaaaataaaagtcACACACATCATATTATTATTCCTACACACCTTTATTTTCAGTCAtcgaattaaataaataaaaccgaaATAACATTCCAGATTAAGCAAGTATGTGCAAGAGATGAAAAGAATATGTATCATTTCCCTCAAAAGAAAGGTAATTCCAAACAAGTCGATCTGGAATGTCCATTGCTAGcacaatatatttatatacagtTGCTCTAATTTATGATATGGAACTCAATTGTCACACTGCTCTGGCCAACTGCCTTAACTCACATATGCATATACAATCACTATATACACATCCATGTATCTAATTCTACACATAATGCATACATAGGCACTCCTAGCACGTAAAAGACGGAAtaaaaggaaggaaggaaggaagaattTGCGGTGTGTAAAACATGAAAAGTAGAGTGGACGAATCCAACTTGGATTCGACAAGGCAGTCATACTCATTACTCAccataaagaaattcacaactAGAGGAGTCGTGTCCTTGTGCTCTATGGTTGTCATTTTCACCTCATGAAAAAATCACCAACTTTTAACATATGTTTTTTGGGTTTATCTGACATGATCCTCCAaccaaaaacatttaacaaatcACAGGCCTATTCGATTCAACAAATCTCAACCCTAGAATGTTGAATTTTACTTTGTCTGAATCAAGGCTCCCAAACGATGAAGGGCCAACTATTTGGACACCCTACCATCTGCACTCATTTCGTGGATCTCACTTGTAAGCAACGTATACACTATTACCGTCGGGTTTGTGTCAAAGACATGTGAGAGTTTTTGTCCACATTACATTGTATCACTGATGGACCGTCGGGTTTGTGTCAAAGACATGTGAGATTTTGACCTAAAAAACAAATGTGAGGAAACGATGTCGTTGGACGACAACTATTGTCGTCGGTCGCCGTTAGTGTTTGTAGTATTATTGTTTCTTCTACACTTTCGGTCAACTAAACGCCCTGAAAACCAGTAAATCAAATGATTGTGGCCGAGTCTTGTAAATTCTAAACTAATTTCCAAAAGCACccaaaaatggaaaataaaataattaaaaaatagggagttttaacgaaaagttcacgCTGTTGcggttcattttaacgaaaaatcatatttttacactaaaaaataaaacatgatACTAtccactttaccctttattctttattttgaccttatagttaaaactcaacattttcattaatttcttaaaaaataatcatgagagagagagagagagagatagagagaggcgGTGTCAGTTACCCGAAAGTGGCGAGCTGAGCCAGAAAGAATGGGTAGTGTTTAAGGGGGACCAAGGCCAGCTTATAGAGCACCCGATTTCCGACCCCCAGAACCACCGTAACCGCCGCTGCAACCGCCACGTCCACCCTCCGATCCTTACTACTCCTTTCCAGCTCCACCGACGCCCGATACTCCCCCACCGCATACGAGCACGGCCCCGCCTTCAAGCTCTCCGCTCCTTCCCCGCCCTCCGATCGTTCCCACGCCCCTCTGGACCCCACCGCTTCCACCGTCCATGTCACCCGCCGCAAATGCTCAGACGGCGTCGTCCGCAGCCGGATTCCTTGCCGGAGAATACTCCCGTAATATCTGTGCCGGAGATGTGAGATCTCGGGCTGCAAGCGTGGTGGTTCCCGGATCCAAATTGGTGGTTCGGGAGCTCCGGCGCCCGCCCATACGCGGTGGATACTCGATATCATAATAGGAAGTTGTGGAATTGTAAATCCGATGTTTTGTAATAATTTCCGTATACatagagagaaggagagagacgTGATTGTTTTGTCGTCTCAAGTGACATTAACGTTGATTAAAAATCGGTCAAatatgttttttatattttcaacagTAAAGTAGTTTCGTTTTAtgtaaaaatataagtaaaaaatTGTGATCACACGATCTTTTATGAACGGATAatattacttgatctttgagaTCCCAAGTAAAAAGATCCAAAGATAAACCCCTCTAGTTGAATACTAGTGGTAGGTGGTGTCGTTTTTGGAGAAGCGTAGTTTAGTGTGTAAGCACAGCAATGAACCGCGGCGAACCCTCAGACGACCTATCTAAGATTAGGGGGGAGATCCTCAGTAGTGGTGACCCTTTCACTCAAGGACTTGGTTGGGTGTGAAGAgactttttattgttttgaaaaCACGATTTGGTAGTAATAATACAAgagagttttaataaaaatgacttgagccaacttttttaaaacaaaaaaccatttacaacttttatttaattaaaatgacttgaaatttaatgaaaatgacaaaatacaatacagcgccaaaaaaaaaatcccatggGCTATAAAGCAAAGCCTAACA encodes the following:
- the LOC126615573 gene encoding protein CLT1, chloroplastic-like, translated to MISSIHRVWAGAGAPEPPIWIREPPRLQPEISHLRHRYYGSILRQGIRLRTTPSEHLRRVTWTVEAVGSRGAWERSEGGEGAESLKAGPCSYAVGEYRASVELERSSKDRRVDVAVAAAVTVVLGVGNRVLYKLALVPLKHYPFFLAQLATFGYVIVYFSVLYLRYRAGIVTDEMLSMPKAPFLAVGLLEALGAATGMAAGAILSGASIPVLSQTFLVWQILLSIIFLGRRYRVNQLLGCVLVAIGVIITVASGSSAGYSLKEAGVFWSLLMIVSFLFQAADTVLKEVIFLDARQRLKGRSVDLFVVNSFGSAFQALFICLLLPFLSKLWGIPFGQLPNYLKDGAACFLNMGTLSTGCDGAPLLPLLFVIVNMGFNISLLHLLKISSAVVSSLASTFSVPISVYVFTLPLPHLGVAASLPTGFVSGTIVLVIGLLIYAWTPSVYPTNASPSPPTV